Proteins co-encoded in one Desulfitobacterium hafniense DCB-2 genomic window:
- a CDS encoding ABC transporter ATP-binding protein, producing MMIKVEGAFYKYPGAPRDVIQDISFTVRKGEIFGFLGPSGAGKSTLQKILTGVLRDYQGRVQVLGTEMKHRKSSFYERIGVDFEFPNFYGKFTALENLQYFASLYHQKTLDPLTLLEQVGLQHDAHKRVASYSKGMKMRLGFVRCLLHNPQLLFLDEPTSGLDPANARILKDMMLEQKAGGKTIILTTHNMHDAGELCDRVAFIVDGKIRALNTPQAFQVDRSGSAEVNYSYRRDGRTVDRRSTLTQLGQDDEFVKALQNGSLLRIHSKERTLEEVFIALTGRQLQ from the coding sequence ATGATGATTAAAGTAGAAGGTGCATTCTATAAGTATCCGGGCGCTCCGCGGGATGTTATTCAGGACATCAGCTTCACAGTCAGGAAGGGAGAGATTTTTGGCTTTCTCGGTCCGTCGGGAGCCGGCAAAAGTACTTTGCAAAAAATCCTCACAGGAGTGTTGAGAGACTATCAAGGCCGGGTTCAGGTCTTAGGCACGGAAATGAAACACCGTAAAAGTTCATTTTATGAAAGGATTGGCGTGGATTTTGAATTCCCCAATTTCTACGGTAAGTTTACAGCCCTGGAAAACCTCCAGTATTTTGCCTCCCTTTACCATCAAAAAACCCTGGACCCGCTGACCTTATTGGAGCAGGTGGGTCTGCAGCATGATGCCCATAAAAGAGTAGCCAGCTATTCCAAAGGGATGAAGATGCGTCTGGGTTTTGTGCGCTGCCTGCTGCACAATCCCCAGCTGCTTTTTTTGGATGAACCCACCAGCGGTCTTGATCCTGCCAATGCCAGAATCTTAAAGGATATGATGCTGGAGCAGAAAGCAGGGGGAAAAACCATCATTCTTACGACCCATAACATGCATGATGCCGGGGAATTGTGCGATCGGGTGGCGTTTATTGTGGATGGTAAAATTAGAGCCCTGAATACCCCCCAGGCTTTTCAGGTGGATCGGAGCGGCAGTGCGGAGGTCAATTATTCCTATAGAAGGGATGGCCGAACGGTGGACAGACGGAGCACCCTCACCCAACTGGGCCAGGATGATGAGTTTGTTAAGGCTTTGCAGAACGGTTCACTGCTAAGGATTCACTCCAAAGAGCGGACCTTGGAGGAGGTTTTTATAGCTTTGACGGGGAGGCAGCTGCAATGA
- a CDS encoding SWIM zinc finger family protein: protein MNLDSFEHEMEKKILERGYQYYQDGHIRSLKETEAGLYQAEVEGNARYRIYVELAEDNTILASECDCPYDLGEFCKHEAAVYFALRERKSEVQEQQVIPMPKSRQGPQKEAIKKMLEKASQEALADFLLMLAEGSEELKTRIELAFGDENDQQEVKRCRKLIQSYIDKNSDRHGFIGYDQMWEALKGTELVLEKSRDVLGKGKAVQAVRLALLVIGEAVDMTQYGDDSDGGIGVAVGDGFEVLDEVREELEDLTETERKEIFALIMEEADNRRYRGWIDCQIDLLRRSAGFIVTPAERERMENCLKKLITASQKDSWTSEYLNENILLIQYELHCRFEGEAQATAFLNRHLNYSKFREIAIHQAMGEGDEARIIQLCLEGEEKDKGYSGLLNRWREHRYQSYIRTGQLDNRRSLALEFVEEGSFQHYQDLKSTYSTDEWSDVYPKLIERLAGKKKDHRGIYAQILVEEQEWERLMQYVFANPRSIDSYYKYLMAEYREEVCRIFQHNIEQAAALANTRSHYRGVCATIRTLQKAGGKKEARDVVQSLLLKYPRRPAFRDELNKLKL from the coding sequence ATGAATTTGGATAGCTTTGAGCATGAGATGGAAAAGAAGATCCTGGAGAGAGGGTATCAATACTATCAGGATGGTCATATCCGTTCTTTAAAAGAAACGGAAGCCGGCCTTTATCAGGCTGAGGTGGAGGGAAATGCCCGATATCGGATCTATGTAGAATTGGCTGAAGATAACACTATTCTAGCCAGTGAGTGTGACTGTCCCTATGACCTGGGTGAGTTCTGCAAACACGAAGCAGCTGTCTATTTTGCCTTGCGGGAAAGGAAATCAGAGGTTCAGGAGCAGCAAGTTATTCCGATGCCGAAAAGCCGGCAGGGCCCCCAAAAGGAGGCCATCAAGAAAATGCTGGAGAAGGCTTCTCAAGAAGCGTTGGCTGATTTTTTGCTTATGCTGGCTGAAGGGTCCGAGGAATTAAAAACCAGAATTGAGTTGGCCTTCGGTGACGAAAACGACCAACAGGAGGTCAAGCGCTGCCGTAAGCTGATTCAGAGCTATATCGATAAGAATTCGGACCGCCATGGATTTATTGGGTACGACCAGATGTGGGAAGCTTTAAAGGGAACAGAGCTGGTTCTGGAAAAAAGCAGGGATGTCTTGGGCAAGGGCAAGGCGGTGCAAGCCGTTCGCTTAGCCTTGCTGGTTATCGGGGAAGCGGTGGATATGACTCAATATGGTGACGACTCCGACGGTGGAATTGGCGTAGCGGTGGGAGACGGATTTGAGGTGCTGGATGAAGTGAGGGAGGAGCTGGAGGATCTCACCGAGACCGAGCGGAAAGAGATTTTCGCACTCATCATGGAAGAAGCCGATAACAGGCGTTATCGAGGGTGGATCGACTGCCAAATCGATCTTCTCCGGCGCAGTGCCGGGTTTATCGTTACACCGGCGGAAAGAGAGCGTATGGAGAATTGCCTGAAGAAACTTATAACCGCCAGCCAAAAAGATTCTTGGACTTCGGAATATCTGAACGAAAACATCCTCCTGATTCAATATGAACTGCATTGCCGATTTGAAGGGGAGGCCCAAGCCACTGCTTTTCTCAATAGGCATCTGAACTACAGCAAATTCAGGGAAATAGCCATTCATCAGGCTATGGGGGAAGGGGATGAAGCAAGAATCATCCAGCTTTGCCTGGAAGGGGAAGAAAAGGATAAAGGCTACTCCGGACTGCTGAATCGCTGGAGGGAACATCGCTACCAATCCTATATCCGTACCGGCCAGTTGGATAATCGGCGCAGCCTGGCTCTGGAGTTTGTGGAGGAGGGAAGCTTCCAGCATTATCAGGATCTGAAAAGTACCTACTCCACAGATGAATGGTCTGATGTCTATCCGAAGCTGATTGAGCGTTTGGCCGGGAAGAAGAAGGATCATCGGGGAATATACGCCCAGATCCTGGTGGAAGAGCAGGAGTGGGAGAGACTCATGCAATATGTCTTTGCCAATCCACGCAGTATCGACTCGTATTATAAATATCTGATGGCTGAATATCGGGAAGAGGTCTGCCGGATCTTTCAGCACAATATTGAGCAGGCTGCAGCCCTTGCCAATACCCGCAGTCATTATCGGGGAGTCTGTGCCACTATCCGGACACTGCAGAAAGCAGGCGGAAAAAAAGAAGCCCGGGATGTGGTGCAGAGCCTGCTTCTCAAGTACCCCAGAAGGCCGGCTTTCCGAGATGAGCTGAACAAACTTAAATTGTAA
- a CDS encoding FaeA/PapI family transcriptional regulator translates to MDNYKAVLDFFAKAEQPARTGDVAEATGIDKKEVEKVMNTLKKEEKIVSPKRCFWEINKA, encoded by the coding sequence ATGGATAATTATAAGGCCGTCTTGGACTTCTTCGCCAAGGCTGAGCAACCGGCCCGCACCGGAGATGTGGCAGAAGCCACGGGGATTGATAAAAAAGAGGTTGAAAAGGTTATGAATACCCTCAAGAAAGAGGAGAAAATCGTTTCACCGAAACGATGCTTTTGGGAAATCAATAAAGCCTAG
- a CDS encoding putative ABC transporter permease has protein sequence MNYLDIFLLFAWYSCLGWIMETIYASITHKKFVNRGFLNGFFCPIYGLGAVLIIVSSTWVGTIFSGALAAGTFSVVAAVILVTALEYITGFMLEKVFHCKWWDYSEDFANLHGYICLKYSLLWGVLALVLLEIVHPGIAGLLLFIPSEIKIALSALLFVYFLVDTIKSVADTLDLRNAILNHSSFSLLKYYEKILRYRRIFQAFPRLLILNADIINRDVRSILNEKVDKLKTELKSKFQ, from the coding sequence ATGAATTACTTGGATATCTTTTTGCTCTTCGCTTGGTATTCCTGTTTAGGATGGATTATGGAAACGATCTACGCCAGTATTACGCACAAGAAATTTGTCAATCGCGGATTTTTAAATGGATTCTTTTGTCCCATCTATGGTTTGGGTGCCGTTTTAATTATAGTATCCTCAACCTGGGTAGGAACGATTTTCTCTGGCGCCTTAGCAGCAGGTACTTTCAGCGTTGTTGCGGCGGTTATCCTGGTCACGGCTCTTGAATACATTACCGGGTTCATGCTGGAAAAAGTATTCCATTGCAAATGGTGGGATTACAGTGAAGATTTTGCTAACCTCCATGGCTATATTTGCCTGAAGTACTCCCTTTTGTGGGGAGTGCTGGCCTTGGTTCTGCTGGAAATCGTTCATCCCGGGATCGCCGGGCTGCTTCTCTTCATACCGTCAGAGATCAAAATAGCTCTCTCCGCATTGCTCTTTGTCTATTTCCTGGTCGACACAATTAAATCAGTAGCCGATACTTTAGACTTACGCAATGCCATCCTAAACCACAGCAGCTTTTCACTGCTTAAATACTATGAGAAAATTCTTCGTTACAGGCGCATTTTTCAGGCTTTCCCACGCCTGCTCATTTTAAATGCCGACATCATCAATCGTGATGTAAGGAGCATCCTCAATGAAAAAGTGGATAAGCTCAAGACTGAGCTCAAGAGCAAATTTCAATAG
- a CDS encoding HD family phosphohydrolase — protein MKKWISSRLSSRANFNSLAEYRECLQGLLDHESVLMMEDFIQHGRTTCLEHSLYVSYTGYKVCRLLGLDWRSAARGGMLHDFFLYDWHTTKPDNGLHGFTHSLTALENAHELFELNDREKDIILKHMWPLTVTPPKYKEALIIALIDKYWALLETLRLGKEIKNGSLKKKLYNQWEVPEKLTHVREELTE, from the coding sequence ATGAAAAAGTGGATAAGCTCAAGACTGAGCTCAAGAGCAAATTTCAATAGTTTGGCTGAATATAGGGAGTGCCTTCAGGGTTTGTTGGATCATGAATCAGTCCTAATGATGGAAGACTTCATCCAACATGGCCGGACAACCTGCCTGGAACACAGTTTATACGTATCTTACACCGGGTATAAAGTCTGCAGGCTGCTGGGGCTTGATTGGCGTTCCGCTGCCAGAGGAGGAATGCTGCATGATTTCTTCCTGTATGACTGGCATACCACCAAACCGGACAATGGTTTGCACGGATTTACCCATTCCCTGACGGCTCTGGAAAATGCCCATGAGCTTTTTGAATTAAATGATCGGGAAAAAGACATTATCCTTAAGCATATGTGGCCTTTAACTGTGACGCCCCCCAAATATAAGGAAGCGCTCATTATAGCTCTGATCGATAAATATTGGGCGTTGCTGGAAACTCTCCGGTTGGGGAAAGAAATAAAGAACGGCAGCCTGAAGAAGAAGTTATATAATCAATGGGAGGTTCCGGAAAAGCTGACTCATGTTAGGGAAGAATTGACGGAATAA
- a CDS encoding Uma2 family endonuclease, producing MGSLLTAQEVAEMLNLSVDTVWRYTRQKKIPVMELGKKQYRYEKEAVLAALTAGKIPAEDLPVKEESFGYAKQGEYTYEDYVRIPEEPGYRFEVLEGMLIKEPSPTTHHQRVVFALSRQLADFFEGFDPEGELFIAPLDVTLTSRNVVQPDILFISGSRRSIMRPERIDGPCDLVVEVMSPSNRRKDRLRKLEIYRRAGVPHYWLVDPEENILEAFVLRDERYVLIVVSGPGDRFAHPDFPGLDLDLAKVFYRPEYE from the coding sequence ATGGGTAGTTTGCTGACGGCCCAGGAAGTGGCGGAAATGCTGAACTTGTCGGTGGATACAGTCTGGAGATATACCCGGCAAAAAAAGATACCTGTTATGGAGTTGGGCAAAAAACAATACCGCTATGAAAAAGAGGCTGTGCTGGCGGCTCTGACCGCGGGCAAGATACCTGCAGAAGACCTGCCTGTCAAAGAAGAAAGCTTTGGTTATGCCAAACAAGGCGAATATACATATGAAGATTATGTCAGGATTCCGGAAGAACCAGGCTACCGGTTCGAAGTGCTGGAAGGGATGTTGATCAAGGAACCGTCACCGACTACCCATCATCAAAGGGTTGTGTTTGCTTTGTCCCGGCAGTTGGCTGATTTTTTTGAAGGCTTTGATCCGGAGGGTGAACTGTTTATTGCGCCTCTGGATGTTACCTTGACCTCCAGAAATGTAGTGCAGCCGGACATCCTTTTTATCTCCGGCAGCCGCAGAAGCATCATGCGTCCGGAGCGTATTGACGGACCCTGTGATCTGGTGGTGGAAGTCATGTCACCCTCCAATCGCCGGAAAGACCGTCTCCGCAAGTTGGAGATTTATCGCCGGGCAGGAGTTCCCCATTACTGGCTCGTTGATCCTGAAGAGAACATCCTGGAAGCTTTTGTGCTTAGAGATGAGCGTTATGTTCTGATAGTTGTCAGTGGTCCGGGGGATAGGTTTGCCCATCCTGATTTTCCTGGCTTGGATCTGGATTTGGCAAAGGTGTTTTACAGGCCGGAGTACGAATGA
- a CDS encoding TetR/AcrR family transcriptional regulator, whose translation MYKKKEIGQSEKILNAAVLCISTKGYASVSLRDIADEAGVVLSQVNYYYKNKEGLFIEVIRALAQRYLQELENKLSQGKSEEEKTACLIEFFQDTLLKNPGLFKLLFDVTSMALWSDTFREPLRQLFDDSTALIEKYIIKDIAPRQNSDGYSPSVLSRITLGALFGTSIHIMLAEEQKDAVASLSAIKVLFSN comes from the coding sequence ATGTATAAAAAGAAAGAAATCGGTCAGTCCGAAAAAATCCTCAATGCAGCTGTCCTATGTATATCCACAAAGGGCTATGCCAGTGTATCCCTGCGGGATATAGCCGATGAGGCCGGAGTCGTCCTGAGTCAGGTCAATTATTACTATAAAAACAAAGAGGGATTATTCATTGAGGTCATCAGGGCTTTGGCTCAACGCTATTTGCAGGAATTAGAGAATAAATTAAGCCAAGGCAAATCGGAAGAAGAGAAAACGGCCTGCCTGATCGAGTTTTTTCAGGACACGCTTCTCAAGAATCCGGGATTGTTCAAGCTGCTCTTTGATGTGACCAGCATGGCTCTTTGGTCCGATACCTTCAGGGAACCTCTTCGCCAGCTTTTCGACGACTCTACAGCATTGATTGAAAAATACATTATCAAGGATATTGCCCCAAGGCAAAATAGTGACGGCTATTCGCCGTCAGTATTATCCAGGATTACCCTGGGTGCTCTATTTGGTACCTCCATTCATATCATGCTGGCGGAGGAGCAAAAGGATGCTGTAGCATCATTGTCTGCTATAAAGGTTTTATTCAGCAATTAG
- the tnpA gene encoding IS200/IS605 family transposase: MAKLDNNNHSVFLLTYHLVMVVKYRRKVIDDTIALRIREIGESIGKNYHITFLEYNHDRDHIHIVFKAHPNSELSKYINAYKSASSRLIKKEFSHLRHQLWKEYFWSQSYCMVTTGGAPLDILKKYIESQGEKR; this comes from the coding sequence ATGGCAAAGTTGGATAATAACAATCATTCAGTATTCTTACTTACCTATCATCTAGTTATGGTTGTTAAATACCGCCGAAAGGTCATTGATGATACGATTGCCCTCCGTATAAGGGAGATCGGGGAATCGATCGGAAAAAACTATCATATTACATTTTTGGAATACAACCATGATCGTGATCATATTCACATCGTCTTCAAAGCTCATCCTAATTCTGAGCTATCCAAGTACATCAATGCTTACAAGAGCGCATCATCCCGGCTGATCAAGAAAGAATTCTCTCACCTTCGTCACCAACTCTGGAAGGAGTATTTCTGGTCTCAAAGCTACTGTATGGTGACAACCGGCGGAGCACCTTTGGATATTCTCAAAAAATATATCGAATCTCAAGGGGAGAAGAGGTGA
- a CDS encoding RNA-guided endonuclease InsQ/TnpB family protein: MQMVYRYEVYPSREQEQKLFHTLKLCRKLYNHALNERQVTYKETGHGLTYNQQQNALPAFVKAHPEYSQVHSQVLQDVLRRLDSAYQHFFAKEAGYPRFKNRDHYSSLTYPQVDNVKRTFGRAGYIYLSKLGFVKMETHRKFPVEAIKRVNIKYHGGKWFANLTAEIPDVAPVENPSQAVGIDVGLNHFAVLSDEKVIDNPKYYRKMEKKLAKAQRRLSRKRKGSHNRGKAKVKVAKIHAKIANQRKDFLHQASVRVVRSYDLIVMEDLKVHNMVRNRRLAKSIHDAGWGQFRNYIRYKCERQGKQFILVDPKGTSQSCLCGESVPKDLSVRVHECPSCGLVMDRDLVSSKLILARGLSKIA; the protein is encoded by the coding sequence GTGCAAATGGTCTATCGCTATGAGGTCTATCCCTCTCGCGAACAAGAACAAAAGCTGTTTCATACCCTGAAGCTTTGCCGCAAACTCTACAACCACGCCCTGAACGAACGGCAGGTAACTTACAAGGAAACTGGTCATGGCCTAACCTATAACCAGCAGCAGAATGCCTTACCGGCATTCGTGAAAGCCCATCCCGAGTACAGCCAAGTTCACAGTCAAGTTCTCCAAGATGTTCTACGCCGCTTAGATAGCGCTTATCAGCATTTCTTTGCCAAGGAAGCCGGGTATCCCCGTTTCAAAAACCGCGATCACTATTCATCATTGACTTACCCTCAAGTCGATAACGTGAAAAGAACCTTCGGTAGAGCAGGTTATATTTATTTGTCCAAACTAGGTTTTGTGAAGATGGAGACTCACCGGAAATTTCCGGTGGAAGCGATAAAACGTGTCAATATCAAATATCATGGAGGAAAATGGTTCGCCAATCTTACTGCTGAGATTCCGGATGTTGCCCCCGTTGAAAATCCCAGCCAAGCTGTGGGGATCGATGTGGGCTTGAATCATTTTGCTGTGCTTTCTGACGAAAAGGTGATTGATAACCCGAAGTATTATCGTAAGATGGAGAAAAAACTGGCTAAAGCCCAGCGGAGGCTTTCCCGCAAAAGGAAAGGTTCACACAACCGAGGGAAAGCCAAGGTAAAAGTAGCTAAAATACATGCAAAAATAGCGAATCAGCGCAAGGACTTTCTCCATCAAGCAAGCGTTAGAGTGGTCAGAAGCTATGATCTTATCGTCATGGAAGATCTCAAGGTACACAACATGGTTCGGAATCGGCGGTTAGCCAAAAGTATTCATGATGCGGGCTGGGGTCAGTTCAGAAATTACATCCGGTATAAATGTGAACGCCAAGGAAAACAGTTCATCCTGGTTGACCCCAAGGGCACATCACAGAGCTGCTTATGTGGAGAGTCAGTCCCCAAAGACTTAAGCGTCAGGGTCCATGAGTGCCCGTCCTGTGGATTAGTGATGGATCGTGACTTGGTAAGCTCCAAGCTCATCCTGGCCCGTGGTCTGAGTAAAATAGCCTAA
- a CDS encoding methyl-accepting chemotaxis protein produces MENLSQEIELLSDRFKGVSDDTKDIKQLNSVGLQSVNLLQEKSLETNAALAQIYQTIESLTNSTKNIEQLLESVEGIAEQTNLLALNAAIEAARAGESGRGFAVVAEEIRKLAEQSRVSTVEIGSLVHTIQNQSTLTIVSMQRVQAVSQEQNEAALHTNDAFQNITEATESISSKIAMIQQGMTSIQNHRHEVLKVIENISAVTKEAAASSEEIAAAAGGQVSILEEMNEVTRKLDEITQELDVKLKKYKL; encoded by the coding sequence ATGGAAAACCTCTCCCAGGAAATCGAATTATTGTCGGACCGTTTCAAGGGAGTAAGCGATGATACAAAAGACATCAAGCAGCTGAACAGCGTCGGGCTGCAGTCGGTCAACCTTCTTCAGGAAAAGTCTCTGGAAACCAATGCCGCTCTGGCACAGATTTATCAAACCATCGAAAGCCTGACCAACTCCACTAAGAATATTGAGCAGCTTCTGGAGTCGGTGGAAGGTATTGCCGAACAAACCAATTTGCTGGCCTTAAATGCGGCGATCGAAGCAGCCCGGGCCGGTGAATCCGGGCGGGGATTTGCTGTAGTGGCAGAGGAGATCAGGAAATTAGCTGAACAAAGCCGGGTATCCACTGTGGAAATCGGCAGCTTGGTACACACCATTCAAAATCAGTCAACCCTGACTATCGTTTCCATGCAGCGGGTTCAGGCTGTCTCCCAGGAGCAGAATGAAGCTGCCTTACATACCAATGACGCTTTCCAAAATATCACCGAAGCTACCGAATCGATCAGTTCGAAAATCGCCATGATCCAGCAAGGGATGACCTCAATTCAGAATCATCGCCATGAGGTCTTAAAGGTTATTGAGAATATTTCCGCTGTTACGAAAGAGGCTGCTGCCTCAAGTGAGGAGATCGCTGCTGCAGCCGGCGGTCAGGTATCCATATTGGAAGAGATGAATGAAGTTACCCGTAAATTAGATGAGATCACGCAAGAGCTTGATGTGAAACTGAAAAAATATAAGCTATAG